The proteins below come from a single Nocardiopsis gilva YIM 90087 genomic window:
- a CDS encoding phenylacetate--CoA ligase family protein has protein sequence MTEEAGAAAVQGRHGGNGAWIGDDDTVLGSVDGTGLLLVAPGTGTVAALGPEDRNAAVDVGARTLAAAGVGTGDRVVVALNNEGAQAGTLLTEAAVAAGASAAAIGPRGRMRLHGALEVVGATTLVATTTGAMDLLSRLHLEFGLDPLDLGLRRILLAGEIAVPGARRQLAEEFDAEVIDLLMDPRFQIPLARGVEGTLVPTVAGTVGLAPLTEDRPVPPPYPGGAAEITTHPVWHSELSSTTVRTGLVAVPGPGATAIPLPQHTVGDRVLVRGQWLSLARLERALAPIDGIAHWTLHVSRPGTLDTATLRVVFARASLVENPMWRGRIEQALAGLTPVRIDLVIEPHIDDERRPGTVADDRGHHLARTRAEAEGHHHADLPHP, from the coding sequence ATGACGGAGGAAGCGGGGGCGGCGGCCGTCCAGGGACGTCATGGCGGAAACGGCGCCTGGATCGGCGACGACGACACGGTCCTCGGCTCGGTCGACGGCACCGGTCTGCTGCTGGTCGCCCCCGGGACCGGTACGGTTGCCGCGCTCGGGCCGGAGGACCGGAACGCAGCGGTGGACGTCGGCGCGCGGACGCTGGCCGCCGCCGGGGTCGGGACGGGCGACCGTGTCGTCGTGGCGTTGAACAATGAGGGCGCGCAGGCGGGAACGCTGCTGACCGAGGCCGCCGTCGCCGCCGGGGCGAGCGCCGCCGCGATCGGGCCGCGGGGGCGGATGCGGCTGCACGGTGCCCTGGAGGTGGTCGGGGCGACCACCCTCGTCGCCACCACGACCGGCGCGATGGACCTGCTCTCCCGGCTCCACCTGGAGTTCGGACTCGATCCGCTCGACCTGGGCCTCCGCCGGATCCTGCTCGCGGGTGAGATCGCGGTCCCGGGCGCCCGGCGCCAGCTCGCGGAGGAGTTCGACGCCGAGGTCATCGATCTCCTCATGGACCCGCGGTTCCAGATCCCGCTGGCACGCGGCGTCGAGGGAACCCTTGTGCCGACCGTGGCAGGGACGGTCGGGCTGGCCCCGCTCACCGAGGACCGGCCGGTCCCGCCGCCCTACCCCGGCGGCGCGGCGGAGATCACCACCCACCCCGTCTGGCACTCCGAGCTGTCGTCGACGACCGTGCGCACGGGGCTCGTCGCCGTTCCGGGCCCTGGCGCGACCGCCATCCCCCTCCCCCAGCACACGGTCGGCGACCGCGTGCTGGTGCGCGGGCAGTGGCTCTCCCTTGCCCGGCTGGAGCGGGCGCTGGCGCCCATCGACGGCATCGCCCACTGGACCCTGCACGTCAGCCGCCCCGGCACCCTCGACACGGCCACGCTGCGCGTCGTCTTCGCCCGCGCTTCCCTCGTCGAGAACCCGATGTGGCGCGGGCGCATCGAGCAGGCGCTGGCCGGGCTGACCCCCGTGCGGATCGACCTCGTGATCGAGCCCCACATCGACGACGAGCGCCGCCCCGGCACCGTGGCCGACGACCGCGGCCACCACCTCGCCCGGACCCGCGCGGAGGCGGAAGGACACCACCATGCGGACCTCCCCCACCCATGA
- a CDS encoding LLM class flavin-dependent oxidoreductase — MPSLRVSLGYEVEVRGRTRDVEKRAFDAVVAQAELADELGYEAVWMVEHHFTRGFSHSSAPDLTLAAISQRTRRLRLGLGVVLLPFQSPVRTAERVATLDVLSGGRVEFGTGRGASPVEYQAFDRPFEQSRRIWEDSLDAVLEIWGADGAPVTIANPYFAVPGVSVHPRPLQDPHPPVWAASTSLDGYRAAARRGYHLLGMTMLKGLDDVAEDIAAYKATLAEHGFDPATRRVALMIPWHVAPTRDEAIATSADAVLWYIRRQVNLVTPPDYYDARHATHRVLGQLAAGMPPEEALQTLRDHHMVVIDDVAGSRRAVERVRAAGATDLILQAQVGGLGHEHVCNAIKLFRQEVAPADSAEIGRGP; from the coding sequence ATGCCGTCGCTGCGAGTCAGCCTGGGGTACGAGGTCGAGGTCCGCGGCCGGACGCGGGACGTGGAGAAACGGGCGTTCGACGCCGTCGTGGCCCAGGCGGAGCTGGCGGACGAGCTCGGGTACGAGGCCGTGTGGATGGTCGAGCACCACTTCACACGGGGCTTTTCGCACTCCTCGGCGCCGGACCTCACCCTCGCGGCGATCTCACAGCGCACCCGGCGGCTCCGGCTCGGCCTGGGCGTGGTGCTCCTGCCGTTCCAGTCGCCCGTGCGCACGGCCGAACGCGTGGCGACGCTGGACGTGCTGTCCGGCGGCCGGGTCGAGTTCGGCACCGGGCGAGGCGCGTCCCCCGTGGAGTACCAGGCCTTCGACCGCCCCTTCGAGCAGTCGCGGCGGATCTGGGAGGACTCGCTGGACGCGGTGCTGGAGATCTGGGGTGCCGACGGCGCCCCGGTCACCATCGCCAACCCGTACTTCGCCGTGCCGGGCGTCTCCGTCCACCCGCGCCCGCTCCAGGACCCGCATCCGCCGGTGTGGGCGGCCTCCACCAGCCTGGACGGCTACCGCGCCGCCGCCCGGCGCGGCTACCACCTGCTCGGCATGACGATGCTCAAGGGGCTGGACGACGTCGCCGAGGACATCGCCGCCTACAAGGCGACCCTGGCCGAGCACGGCTTCGACCCAGCGACCCGGCGGGTGGCACTGATGATCCCGTGGCACGTGGCGCCCACCCGCGACGAGGCGATCGCCACCTCCGCCGACGCCGTGCTGTGGTACATCCGCCGCCAGGTCAACCTGGTGACACCGCCCGACTACTACGACGCCCGGCACGCCACCCACCGCGTGCTGGGCCAGCTCGCGGCCGGAATGCCGCCCGAAGAGGCGCTCCAGACGCTGCGCGACCACCACATGGTCGTCATCGACGACGTCGCGGGCTCCCGCCGGGCCGTCGAGCGCGTCCGCGCGGCCGGGGCCACCGACCTCATCTTGCAGGCCCAGGTGGGCGGGCTCGGCCACGAGCACGTGTGCAACGCGATCAAGCTCTTCCGCCAAGAAGTAGCGCCCGCGGACAGCGCGGAAATCGGACGTGGGCCGTAG
- a CDS encoding proline--tRNA ligase, with protein sequence MLLRMSTLFLRTLREDPADAEVPSHKLLVRGGYVRRAAPGVYSWLPLGKIVLDNVSAVVREEMSRIGAQEVLLPSLLPREYYEATGRWTEYGDTLFRLVDRKGADYLLGPTHEELFTLLVKGEYSSYKDFPVILYQIQEKFRDEARPRAGILRGREFHMKDSYSFNLDDEGLQASYDAHRDAYIRIFDRLGLKYVVVAATSGAMGGSASEEFLAEAVTGEDTFVRSTDSGYAANVEAVRIPATPALPVEGQPEATVHHTPDTPTIETLVDFFNTSGLVDDTVTAADTLKNVLLKLRRPGEKDWEIIGIGLPGDRDVDVKRLEAAVEPAEVEMLDEDDFAANPFLVKGYVGPNALLANKLRYLVDPRVVEGTRWITGADKADHHVMNLVCGRDFTPDGTIDVADVRDGDPSPDGHGTLYTARGIEIGHVFQLGRKYTDAFEVDALGPDGKPKRVTMGSYGIGVSRAVAAIAEQSYDDKGIIWPREVAPADVHVVGTGKGEQIEVALRIAEELEAKGVRVLVDDRKGVSPGVKFTDAELLGIPTAVIVGKGLAQGVVELRDRATGEREEIALDAVVEKVTDIVTGA encoded by the coding sequence GTGCTACTGCGGATGTCGACCCTGTTCCTGCGCACCCTGCGTGAGGACCCGGCGGACGCCGAGGTGCCGAGCCACAAGCTGCTGGTCCGCGGCGGGTACGTCCGGCGCGCCGCGCCCGGCGTCTACTCCTGGCTGCCGCTGGGCAAGATCGTGCTGGACAACGTGTCGGCCGTCGTGCGCGAGGAGATGAGCCGCATCGGCGCCCAGGAGGTGCTGCTGCCCTCGCTGCTGCCCCGCGAGTACTACGAGGCCACCGGCCGCTGGACCGAGTACGGCGACACCCTCTTCCGCCTCGTCGACCGCAAGGGCGCCGACTACCTCCTCGGCCCCACCCACGAGGAGCTGTTCACCCTGCTCGTCAAGGGCGAGTACTCCTCCTACAAGGACTTCCCGGTGATCCTCTACCAGATCCAGGAGAAGTTCCGCGACGAGGCCCGCCCCCGCGCCGGCATCCTGCGCGGCCGCGAGTTCCACATGAAGGACTCCTACTCCTTCAACCTCGACGACGAGGGGCTGCAGGCGTCCTACGACGCGCACCGCGACGCCTACATCCGCATCTTCGACCGGCTCGGCCTGAAGTACGTCGTCGTGGCCGCCACCTCCGGCGCCATGGGCGGCTCGGCCTCCGAGGAGTTCCTCGCCGAGGCCGTCACGGGTGAGGACACCTTCGTCCGCAGCACCGACTCCGGCTACGCCGCCAACGTCGAGGCCGTGCGCATCCCCGCGACGCCCGCCCTCCCCGTCGAGGGCCAGCCCGAGGCGACCGTGCACCACACCCCCGACACCCCGACCATCGAGACCCTGGTCGACTTCTTCAACACCTCCGGGCTGGTGGACGACACGGTCACCGCCGCCGACACCCTGAAGAACGTGCTCCTCAAGCTGCGCCGGCCGGGCGAGAAGGACTGGGAGATCATCGGTATCGGCCTGCCCGGCGACCGCGATGTCGACGTCAAGCGGCTGGAGGCGGCCGTCGAGCCCGCTGAGGTCGAGATGCTCGACGAGGACGACTTCGCGGCCAACCCGTTCCTGGTCAAGGGCTACGTCGGCCCCAACGCGCTGCTCGCGAACAAGCTCCGCTACCTCGTCGACCCGCGCGTCGTCGAGGGCACCCGCTGGATCACCGGAGCCGACAAGGCCGACCACCACGTGATGAACCTCGTGTGCGGACGCGACTTCACGCCGGACGGCACCATCGACGTCGCCGACGTGCGCGACGGCGACCCCTCGCCCGACGGCCACGGCACCCTCTACACCGCGCGCGGCATCGAGATCGGCCACGTGTTCCAGCTCGGCCGCAAGTACACCGACGCCTTCGAGGTCGACGCGCTCGGCCCCGACGGCAAGCCCAAGCGGGTCACCATGGGCTCCTACGGCATCGGTGTCTCGCGCGCCGTCGCCGCGATCGCCGAGCAGTCCTACGACGACAAGGGCATCATCTGGCCGCGGGAGGTCGCCCCTGCTGACGTGCACGTGGTCGGAACCGGCAAGGGCGAGCAGATCGAGGTCGCCCTGCGCATTGCCGAGGAGCTGGAGGCCAAGGGCGTCCGCGTGCTCGTCGACGACCGCAAGGGCGTCTCACCCGGCGTGAAGTTCACCGACGCCGAACTGCTCGGCATCCCCACCGCCGTGATCGTCGGCAAGGGCCTGGCCCAGGGCGTCGTGGAGCTGCGCGACCGCGCCACCGGCGAGCGAGAGGAGATCGCGCTGGACGCCGTGGTCGAGAAGGTCACCGACATCGTCACGGGCGCCTGA
- a CDS encoding ferritin-like domain-containing protein, translated as MSATPEETREFTDTGALQRALRAEHAAVYGYAYIAAHCADARRERSHEHLDAHRAQRDALSSLLAERKVEPDPSESSYDLPDSTDDADLDAQATGLEELTAQGYLELAAASDPVLRELAARSLQSATVRGLQWGGKLAPFPGFTPDQAPDSDAAE; from the coding sequence ATGAGTGCCACACCCGAGGAAACGCGAGAGTTCACCGACACCGGCGCACTGCAGCGCGCGCTGCGCGCGGAGCACGCCGCCGTGTACGGCTACGCCTACATCGCCGCGCACTGCGCCGACGCCCGGCGGGAGCGGTCGCATGAGCACCTGGACGCCCACCGGGCCCAGCGCGACGCCCTGAGCTCACTGCTCGCGGAACGCAAGGTCGAGCCCGACCCGTCCGAGAGCTCCTACGACCTGCCGGATTCCACCGACGACGCCGACCTGGACGCCCAAGCGACAGGACTGGAGGAGCTGACCGCCCAGGGCTACCTGGAGCTGGCCGCCGCCTCCGACCCGGTGCTGCGCGAACTGGCGGCCCGATCCCTCCAGTCGGCCACCGTCCGGGGCCTGCAGTGGGGCGGGAAGCTCGCGCCCTTCCCCGGATTCACCCCGGACCAGGCGCCGGACTCCGACGCCGCGGAGTGA
- the rimP gene encoding ribosome maturation factor RimP: MGAQARRDRLAELLEPVLADAGLDLEDVEVTPAGKRRLLRVVVDSDDGVDLDSVGAITQDITTTLDASDVMGKAPYVLEVTSPGVDRPLTQPRHWRRARGRLVQARLAEGGEVQGRVIDADESGVTLDVEGQSHQYGYADLVRGKVQVEFRRAADADAAD; the protein is encoded by the coding sequence ATGGGGGCGCAGGCTCGCCGCGACCGTCTCGCCGAGCTGCTGGAGCCGGTCTTGGCCGACGCCGGCCTGGATCTGGAGGACGTCGAGGTCACCCCGGCGGGCAAGCGTCGTCTGCTGCGGGTCGTCGTCGACTCCGATGACGGTGTCGACCTCGACTCGGTCGGGGCCATCACCCAGGACATCACCACGACGCTCGACGCCAGCGATGTCATGGGCAAGGCCCCGTATGTGCTCGAAGTGACCTCCCCCGGTGTGGACCGGCCGCTCACTCAGCCCCGGCACTGGCGGCGCGCTCGCGGCCGCCTGGTGCAGGCCCGACTCGCCGAGGGCGGTGAGGTCCAGGGCCGTGTGATCGACGCCGACGAATCCGGCGTCACCCTGGACGTCGAGGGCCAGAGCCACCAGTACGGCTACGCTGACCTGGTACGCGGCAAGGTCCAGGTGGAATTCCGCCGCGCCGCCGACGCTGACGCGGCGGACTAG
- the nusA gene encoding transcription termination factor NusA — MSVLRSLEREKDISVDLVVKAIEDALLIAYHRQEGTEIPARVELDRTTGHVTVWAAETDDEGTLVREYDATPTGFGRIATSTAKQVILQRLRDAEDELTLGEFAGRENEIVSGLIQQGKDPRNVLVDLGKIEAILPPQEQVPGEPYEHGERLRAYVVQVRKGHRGPSVTLSRTHPNLVRKLFELEVPEIADGTVEIAAIAREAGHRTKMAVKSNKAGVNAKGACIGPLGSRVRNVMAELHGEKIDIVDYSDDPAVFVGNALSPARVNEVEVLDAAAKVARVTVPDYQQSLAIGKEGQNARLAARLTGWRIDIRSDAEPVEAATGFTPVEPQGVPDDGSDQPTGQADASPR; from the coding sequence ATGAGTGTCCTGCGCAGCTTGGAGCGCGAGAAGGACATCTCGGTGGATCTCGTCGTCAAGGCGATCGAGGACGCCCTGCTGATCGCCTATCACCGCCAGGAAGGGACGGAGATCCCGGCGCGCGTCGAGCTCGACCGCACCACCGGGCACGTCACGGTGTGGGCTGCCGAGACCGACGACGAGGGAACCCTCGTCCGGGAGTACGACGCCACCCCCACTGGATTCGGACGCATCGCGACTTCCACCGCCAAGCAGGTCATCCTGCAGCGGCTGCGCGACGCCGAGGACGAGCTGACCCTCGGTGAGTTCGCCGGCCGGGAGAACGAGATCGTCTCGGGTCTGATCCAGCAGGGGAAGGACCCGCGCAACGTGCTGGTCGACCTCGGCAAGATCGAGGCCATCCTGCCGCCGCAGGAGCAGGTCCCCGGCGAGCCCTACGAGCACGGCGAGCGCCTGCGGGCCTACGTCGTGCAGGTCCGCAAGGGACACCGCGGCCCGTCCGTCACGCTGTCGCGGACCCACCCCAACCTGGTGCGCAAGCTGTTCGAGCTGGAGGTCCCGGAGATCGCCGACGGTACCGTCGAGATCGCGGCGATCGCCCGTGAGGCCGGTCACCGCACCAAGATGGCGGTGAAGTCCAACAAGGCCGGCGTCAACGCCAAGGGAGCGTGCATCGGCCCCCTCGGCAGCCGCGTGCGCAACGTCATGGCGGAGCTGCACGGCGAGAAGATCGACATCGTCGACTACTCCGACGACCCCGCCGTGTTCGTCGGCAACGCCCTGTCCCCGGCCCGCGTCAACGAGGTCGAGGTGCTCGACGCCGCGGCCAAGGTAGCCCGGGTCACCGTCCCCGACTACCAGCAGTCGCTGGCCATCGGCAAGGAGGGGCAGAACGCCCGGCTGGCCGCCCGGCTGACCGGCTGGCGTATCGACATCCGCTCGGACGCCGAGCCCGTGGAGGCCGCGACCGGCTTCACGCCGGTCGAGCCGCAGGGGGTTCCGGACGACGGAAGCGACCAGCCAACCGGACAAGCCGATGCGTCGCCGCGATAG
- a CDS encoding YlxR family protein, with product MCVGCRSRAAQSDLVRLVDDGGVVTPDTTGHLPGRGAYLHPDPRCWQSAERRRVWPRAFRATGRLDTSRAAAFFAEESRWSGAR from the coding sequence ATGTGCGTGGGCTGTCGGTCGCGGGCAGCCCAGTCCGACCTGGTGCGGCTGGTGGACGATGGTGGCGTGGTCACGCCCGACACCACCGGTCACCTCCCGGGCCGGGGCGCCTATCTGCACCCCGATCCCCGCTGCTGGCAATCGGCCGAGCGGAGGCGAGTGTGGCCGCGCGCCTTCCGGGCCACAGGCCGGCTGGACACCTCGCGCGCCGCCGCCTTCTTCGCCGAGGAATCGCGTTGGAGCGGGGCACGATAG